Sequence from the Clostridia bacterium genome:
GGTGCGAAGCGGTTTGCCGGGGGCGGCGTGACTGCCGCGATGATCTGGGAGAGCCTCCGCCCAAACTACGCTTGGGCCGAACAGGTGCCCAAGGACGACCCCCGTATCAAGGCGGAATACGCCACGGTCGACTCGCCCGAGGGAAACGGAAAGATCCGCGGCTATATGGTGCGGCCGGCTAAGCCGGGAAAGTTGCCCGGAGTACTCGTGGTGCACGAGAACCGCGGCTTGAATCCTTACATCGAGGATGTAGCGCGACGCCTGGCGACCGACAACTTTCTCGCATTTGCGCCGGACGGACTTACCAGCGTAGGCGGCTACCCGGGAGACGACGAAAAGGGCGGCGAGCTATTCCGCCGTGTAGATCGCGGCAAGATGAACGAAGATTTCGTAGCGGCTGCGCGGTGGTTGAAAGCCCGGCCGGACTGTACGGGCAAAATCGGTGTCGTCGGTTTTTGTTTTGGCGGGGCGGTCGCGAACCTGCTCGCAGTGCGCCTCGGTTCGGACCTCTCGGCGGCGGTGCCGTTCTACGGGGGGCAGCCCGCCGCGGACGAAGTGCCCCGCATCAAAGCGCCTCTGCTGCTCCACTACGCCGCCCTGGACACCCGCGTAAACGCCGGCTGGCCGGCTTATGAGCAGGCGCTCAAGGCGAACCGCGTTCCCTACACGGCGCATTTCTACGAAGGCACGAACCACGGTTTCCACAACGACACCACCCCCCGTTACGATGAAGCCGCCGCCAAGCTGGCCTGGAAGCGCACGCTCGACTTCTTCCATCAGCACTTGCGGGGATAATGTTTACGAGCCCTTGGACCAAAGTGGTCAAATATCCGAATCGCCAGCCCACCTCACGCATCCTATAAGTCCAGGTTGACGCTCCCGCCAATTTCGCATAGTCCGGAACAGCCCGCCTGCTTTGTTCTTCCATTCGTGTTCTAACGGGCCGGAGACTTTGCTTTCGTAAAAATAACCAATGAGGACCGAATGAACACGATGAACACAACAGATCCCTCCGCGACGCCAGTCCCGCGACGAGATGAAATCAACTGGATTACCGTAACCGCATTCAGCATACTTCATATAGCAGCAGGTCTCGCTCTGTTCTTTTTTAGCTGGCCGGCATTCTTCATGGCCCTTGGGCTCTATTGGCTGTCGTTGAGTCTGGGTATCGGAATGGGATACCACCGGTTGCTTACACATCGTTCCTTCCACTCGCCGAAGTGGATTGAGCACCTGTTGACAATTTGTGGAACCTTGGCGCTGCAGGGCGGCCCGATCTCTTGGGTCGCAACCCACCGGCTCCATCATCAGCTCTCCGATAAGCAGGGTGATCCGCATACGCCGCGCGACGGGAAGTGGTGGGCTCACATCGTCTGGATGCTGGTGGGCGATGCCACGTACAGCGATACTGACGCGTGCGCCCGGTACGCTCCGGACCTCTGCAAAGAACCGTTCCTGGTTTGGCTCTCGAAGTACAACTACGTGCCGGTATTGATTCTGTCCGCGCTATTGCTGGCGTTCGGCGGTTTACCGTTTCTCCTCTGGGGGGTGTTCTTACGGGTGACCGTCGGCCTGCATGTCACCTGGATGGTCAACTCGCTGACGCATTTTTGGGGGAGACGCCGCTTTACCACTCATGACGACTCGCGGAACAATTGGTTCGTCGCCTTATTGAGCTTCGGCGAGGGCTGGCACAATAACCATCATGCTCATCCGAGCTCGGCCCGCCACGGCCTTGCCTGGTATGAGATCGACATCAGTTGGATGACGATCCGGTTCCTGCAGATCCTGGGGCTCGCCAGATCCGTGCGCGTAGCCACAACTAACGGCTGGATTTCGGCGCATTTGGCCAAGCCGGACTCGTCATTTCAATCCTCCAAATAGGACCGCTGGGATAGAAGCTTTGCTCGGCTTTGACGAAGGCCGGAGTGCCACCGGCGACAACCCAAACTTTGGCATCGGCAGGCTTCTTGCCGAGCAGCGGTGCAATGATCCCGGTGATGCCGCCCAGTTCCACCTGCACGATAAAACGCGTGGCTTTGTAACGGGCGCCAACGACGGAAAACCTGTCTTGGCCCTGGGGTGCGATTGCGAGTTTCACAAGCCGCGGCTTCGGCGTGGCCGCCACGTAAGACACCTTGATCTCCGCGCTATCCGGTCGGATGTTTTTCAAGATGTTCAGCATGATGCCATTCGCCAGATCGGGCGGAAGTTCCAGCCGTTCCGCCTCGACCTTTTCCTTGCCGTTATCTGTGTACCGGACTGTGACCTGCCCCGTAGCAGCGTTGATCGAAACATCCATAGGCTGAGGAAATGACGGGCCCTTCTGTATATGGCGGTCCCTGATGAGCCGAAAATGATGCTGTTGAGAAAACACCGCGGTTTCATCGTCGATCGAGCCATCTTTGAAGCGGAAAACAAGACGCGACGTCACCTGATTTCCACGAACGAGCTGGGTGAGATCACCTGACGCAAGGATTTTGCCCTCCAGCGTGCGAAGCGCAAGAAAACCATGGACCGAGCCCTCCCGATAGCGTACGGGTATGGGCTCGGCCGGCGAGGGGACGGACTGAAACAGAACGATCGTAACCAGGGTAATCAGTGACCTGGGCCGAATGCCTCGTACTGGAGTGCTACTCAGGTGAACTTTCACTGGCAGCCTCGAACAGATTGTTTCGCCCCGATTTTAGAATCCGGGCAAGGGGCCCCGCAAGACCCGGCGCGTGTATTCGTGCACGCCTGCCGGCTCCGTGCATCTCCGCGTCGCTCGCTTATACTTAGGGGATTCCATGGGCAAGCGCCTCTATGCCGTCACCCACGACCTGCATCTCTATGCCGGCCTGTTTCTCAGTCCCTTCATCCTGGTATTTGCGATCAGCGTCGTTTACCTCGCACACTTCCGGATTTCACCGGAGGCGGCGGGACCGCCCCGGATCGTCACCGGCCTGCCGGTAGTCCGGAATTTGGAACAACTCACCGGACGCGACCAGGTGATCGCGGTTCGCGGCCTTCTCGATCACGTTGGTGTCGCCGGCGAGATTGATTTCATCCGGCGGATCTCGAAAGAGCACCGCCTCGTCATCCCGGTGCTGCTACCGGGATTGAACACGACCGTCGACCTGAACGTGGAGAAACGGACGGCCTCCATCTCCCAGCGCCGCACCGGAATCGTGAACGCGTTGATCCACCTGCACAAAATGCCCGGCCCGCATAATGCGAGTATTCGGGGCAACTCGACCTACGTGCGGCTCTGGAGATGGCTGGCCGACGCCACCAGTTACGGCCTGCTTTTCCTCACCCTCAGCGGCGTGTATCTGTGGGCAGTGCTGCGAGCCGAACGCCGCATCGGCGGCATTCTTCTCTCGCTCGGCGCGGTATCCTTTTTCGGGCTTGTATATGCCATCACCCACTGAGACCCGGCGTCGTCCCGTCGATGTCTTCCAAAGGTGGAACCGAAAGGGCCATTATTATCTCGGTCTCTACTTCCTCTTCTTCCTGTGGCTGTTCGCCTTCACGGGCCTCCTGCTGAACCATTCATGGCGTTTCGCCGAGTTCTGGCCGAATCGCAAGGTATCCACCTTTGAACGCCCGGTCGAGGCTCCGAGAGCCGGCAACGGCGTTGACCGGGCACGCGCACTGATGCGGCAAATCGGTATCGACGGCGAAATCGAGTGGACCGCCCCGCGGCCCGATTCCGCCGGCTTCGTCTTTCGCGTGAACCGCCCAGGCCGCAACTACCAGGTGACCGTCCGGGCCGGCGAGGGCCGCGCGCTTGTGGAGCAGACCGAAATCAACACCTGGGGCATTTTGCACGTCCTCCATACCTTCACCGGCGCCCGCGCCGGAGACACGCGCAACACGCGGGACTGGATGCTGACCACCCTCTGGGTGTGGTCGATGGACGCGGTCTCCGCCGGTTTGGTGCTGATGGTCTTCAGCGGCATCTATGTGTGGCTGGGCCTGCCCTCGAAACGCAATGCCGGGATCGCCGTCCTGCTGCTGGGGTCGGTGATCTGTGGTCTGTTCGTCTTCGGCCTGGTCCGCTAATGCCACCCTGCTTCTCGACCCGGGTTTGCTCGGCTGAACGTTCCTGGACCTGATGGTCCGGATGGGCGACGATTCGGGCGCGATCTGCGTGCGTTCCCAGTTATGCCGTCACGGCAGTTCGTCCTCCGGACACGTTGCCGGTTCCACTTCCGACTCTGGCGGCCAGTTCCCGAAGCAGCGCGGCGCTGTCACCACGATAAGCGCTGCCATGTTGACAGGCGAGCATCGACGGATTAAGACCCGCCAGGCGCTCTAAAATAATCGATGTGCTCGTGGCGTGCGCGTAATAGTCCATCATCCCGCGCATACCCTCGCTTGCCGTCAGTACCTCCGATTCGGTGACGGGCGGCGTATTCGCGCCCGGTTGCGTGAACAGATCCCCGCAGAGCAACGTCTCCGTGGATACATCGAACAGGATGCCGCAATCCCAGCCGTGCGGAACGTGCGGCGTGTAGAGCCACTTCATCCGGCGGCTCCCGATTGAAAACTCCTCGCCATCCCCGAACCCGCGGGCGCGGCGGTCGGCAAAGTCATTGAGGGAGGTCAGCACACCGACTTCGGCGCCAAACGGCGTCGCTTCCGGTGCCGCTGCGAGGAAGTCATTCAGCGCGCCAAATTCGTCGCCTTCAAAGTGCGATCCACCGATCCAGCGCAGCTTCTCTACCGGCATGACTTTCCTTATGGCTTCCAGCGTGATCGGGAATAGCTTCCGGTACCCCGTGTGGAACAGCAGGGGTTCGTCGTCGGCGATCAGATACGAATTGAACGTGAATCCACCGGGGATTACGTCCAGTGGCGTACAGATACGATAGATCCCAGCCGCAACCTCGTCTACGCGAGTGCCCGTTTCTATGTTTACGATCATCTGCATTCTCCTCGTCGATGACGGACCACTCGGCGATGGTCCCCATTTGATGCCTGGATGTGTAACGAGCGGCCTCCCCGTTACACTAAACTTGTGTGTGGATGGCCAGTGAACTCTGCGACGCTGAGTTGGTCCGGCAAATTCGGTCCGGAAGCGACCGCGAGGCTGAGGCCGAGTTGTTCCGTCGGATGGCTCCGCGGATTCGGCTTTATGGCTTGCGTCACTTGAGAGACGAACACGCCTCGGAGGACCTTGTGCAGCAAGTCCTGATCACGACGTTGGAAACATTGCGGGCGGGCCGCCTGCGTGAACCGGAAAAGCTCGCATCCTTCGTGCTGGGGACGTGCCGGATGGCGGTACTCGACCTGCGCCGTAACGCGCAAAGAAAAGAACGCCTGCTCAAACAGTTTGGCGCGGTTCTGCCTGCGGCGGTCCAGCCGTCCATGCCACAGCTCGACCAGGAACAACTCACCCGGTGTGTGCAGAATCTGAAAGAGCGCGAGCGCGCGGTAATCGTCATGACTTTCTTTGATGAGCAGACCGGCGCGGACCTCGCCAGTTTCCTGGGTGTTTCTGAGGCCAACGTGCGCGTGATTCGCCATCGCGCGATCCACCAGTTGCGCGATTGTATGGGGGTTGCCGGATGAGTTGCTCGAATCCCATTGACGCCGCTGTCCTGGCCGACTACTGGATCGCCGCCCTGGCAAAGCCCGAAGAGGAAGCCGTCGAGGAGCATCTGTTCGACTGCGACGCATGCGGCGTGCGGCTTCGTGAGGTAATCGAGCTTGCGGAAGGAGTTCGCAAACTGGCCCGCGAGGGCTCCCTGCGAATGGTTGTGAGCGAGGAATTTCTTAAGCGTGCCGTGGAGGAAGGCTTGCGCGTACGCCGATACGCCCCACCGCCTGGAGGTGGTGTAGAGTGCACCGTGACCGCTGAAGACGAGATTCTCATCGGGCGCCTGGCCGCGAACTTAAGCGGGTCAAAGCGAGTCGATCTCTGCATCTGTGATGAGCGCGGTGTCGAACAGTTGCGGCTGCCGGACATCCCTGTTCATCCCGGTGCGAGCAGCGTTGTCTTCCAGGAGTCGATCACATCCGCGAAGGCTGCGCCTACGAACAAAACGATTGTGCGCCTGTTCACCATCGATGAAGCAGGCGGAGAGCGGCTGCTCGGCGAGTATACGTTCAACCACACGCGCTCATTGCCCGGCCCCGGTGCTTGGTAGTCAATCGCCATAGCCCCAGGGCACTTCTTACGCGTCGGCTGGTCCGAAAGAAGCACCAGACGTCCGCAGCCTCACCGTATTCGCGCGAGACAACGTTGTTCCGCGAAAATCCTGACCACGGGCGATGAATTGCTCCGAAACGGCGGTTTGTTCGTTCGACGACTGGAGGTTGAATGCACACGGGACGATTCTTGGGGACCTTCTCTGTTTTCGGTCTGTTCCTGCTCGCCGCCGCTCCCGCGCGCGGCACGGAATCCCGCTGGACCGGCGAACGCGTCGCTTGCGGCACCTGCCACGAGCAAATACTTAAAGATTTCCGGCCGACAGTTCACGGCAAAGCCATGGAATTTGTCGTTGCGGGTAAAGACGTAACCTGCGGCTCCTGTCATGCCGGAGATCTCGCCAAGCATATGGAAACTGCCGACCCGACGTTGGTCCGCAACCCCCGGAAGGAGAAGGCTGACGTCGTTGCGGAAAAGTGCTTGACCTGTCACGCCACCGACCGCCATCTGATCTTGTGGCGCGGCAGCCAGCACCAGACTGCGGGAGTGGCTTGCCTCTCCTGCCACAGCGTCCATCACCCATCGGCTGACCGCAAATTATTGGCGAAGCGGACGGAGGCGGAAACCTGCTTCAGTTGCCATGGCAACGTTCGTAAGACCATGCTGCAGCGATCCACGCATCTGTTTCGCGATGAGCGCGGCGTCTCCCGCATCCAGTGCTACTCCTGCCATAACCCGCATGGCAGCCAGACCGAACGCCTCATCAGCGCCAACTCGATCAACGACAAATGTTACGAATGCCACCAGGAGAAGCGCGGGCCTTTCCTCTGGGAACACGCTCCCGTTCGGGAAAACTGCATGAACTGCCACACGCCGCACGGCTCCAATAACGAACAACTCCTCTCCTTGCGCCGGCCACAGTTATGCCAGAGTTGCCATCTTCAGGGACGGCATCAAACGGTGGCCGGCAGGCCGAACGCGATGTTCAACATCAACCGCATGTGCCAGAACTGCCACACCCAGGTGCACGGCACGAATCACCCCTCGGGGCCCATATTGCAGCGTTAGTGAGGTGAAACGTCATGAAGAAGACACTGCTTTCAGTTCTGAGCCTGGCCGCCGCGTTTTCTCAGGATAAGCCGACTACGCCGGCAGCCCCCGACCAGCCAGTTACGATGGATATCGAAGTCGGTGGCCAGGCGCGTGCCGTGGACGGCGAGAAGAGCTTCGGACTTCAGCGTTACCGCGACATACCCCGCGGGGCTTTCGTGCGCCGGTTCGATTTCAGCGCGCTCACGGAAGGCAACCCTGTGCGCTTCAACTTCCGTTCGATCGACCTGCTCCAGCGGGATCAGCGGTTCACAGCGGACCTCGAAGACGTCGGCGCGTGGGACATTCGCTTTGATTGGTGGGCGTTCTCCAGATATTGGAGCAACCACAATCCGAACGTGCTCACTGAGGTCAGCCGCGGCGTGTTAACCGCGCCTTCCGCGCTGCGCGGCGCACTCCAGGGCGCCGGCGGGTCAGTGGTGCCGCTGGCCGCCGAAGCCGTCGCCAACGCGCCCCAGTATGAAATCCGCTCCTTCCGGGAGCGCGGGATCGTGACCGCTTCCTGGAATCTAAGACCGGGCCTGACCCTGAGCGTCAACTTCATGCGCGAACGCCGTACCGGCAATCGCCCATTTGCGCAGGGGACCTATGTCCGCCTCGGCATGCCCACGGGAGATACTTTCGAGACTCCCGGGCAGGAGATGTGGGAGCCCACTTCTTATGGCACGACCGAAGCCGGCGCCGCCCTCGATTACGCGCGTAGGAATTTCTTCGCCTCCGTGGAGTACCACGCTTCGCTGTTCGGCAATACGACCGAGGGCCTGATCTGGCAGAACCCGTTTCAGTTGACACCCGAACAGTCCATTTTGCCCTCGGGCGATCTCAACCGTGGCCGCTTCGCACAAACTCAGGCCGC
This genomic interval carries:
- a CDS encoding dienelactone hydrolase family protein, with translation MERKRASDFPQELLDLFDRYVHGDIDRRSFLDGAKRFAGGGVTAAMIWESLRPNYAWAEQVPKDDPRIKAEYATVDSPEGNGKIRGYMVRPAKPGKLPGVLVVHENRGLNPYIEDVARRLATDNFLAFAPDGLTSVGGYPGDDEKGGELFRRVDRGKMNEDFVAAARWLKARPDCTGKIGVVGFCFGGAVANLLAVRLGSDLSAAVPFYGGQPAADEVPRIKAPLLLHYAALDTRVNAGWPAYEQALKANRVPYTAHFYEGTNHGFHNDTTPRYDEAAAKLAWKRTLDFFHQHLRG
- a CDS encoding fatty acid desaturase, whose protein sequence is MNTMNTTDPSATPVPRRDEINWITVTAFSILHIAAGLALFFFSWPAFFMALGLYWLSLSLGIGMGYHRLLTHRSFHSPKWIEHLLTICGTLALQGGPISWVATHRLHHQLSDKQGDPHTPRDGKWWAHIVWMLVGDATYSDTDACARYAPDLCKEPFLVWLSKYNYVPVLILSALLLAFGGLPFLLWGVFLRVTVGLHVTWMVNSLTHFWGRRRFTTHDDSRNNWFVALLSFGEGWHNNHHAHPSSARHGLAWYEIDISWMTIRFLQILGLARSVRVATTNGWISAHLAKPDSSFQSSK
- a CDS encoding MBL fold metallo-hydrolase: MIVNIETGTRVDEVAAGIYRICTPLDVIPGGFTFNSYLIADDEPLLFHTGYRKLFPITLEAIRKVMPVEKLRWIGGSHFEGDEFGALNDFLAAAPEATPFGAEVGVLTSLNDFADRRARGFGDGEEFSIGSRRMKWLYTPHVPHGWDCGILFDVSTETLLCGDLFTQPGANTPPVTESEVLTASEGMRGMMDYYAHATSTSIILERLAGLNPSMLACQHGSAYRGDSAALLRELAARVGSGTGNVSGGRTAVTA
- a CDS encoding sigma-70 family RNA polymerase sigma factor — protein: MASELCDAELVRQIRSGSDREAEAELFRRMAPRIRLYGLRHLRDEHASEDLVQQVLITTLETLRAGRLREPEKLASFVLGTCRMAVLDLRRNAQRKERLLKQFGAVLPAAVQPSMPQLDQEQLTRCVQNLKERERAVIVMTFFDEQTGADLASFLGVSEANVRVIRHRAIHQLRDCMGVAG
- a CDS encoding DmsE family decaheme c-type cytochrome; its protein translation is MHTGRFLGTFSVFGLFLLAAAPARGTESRWTGERVACGTCHEQILKDFRPTVHGKAMEFVVAGKDVTCGSCHAGDLAKHMETADPTLVRNPRKEKADVVAEKCLTCHATDRHLILWRGSQHQTAGVACLSCHSVHHPSADRKLLAKRTEAETCFSCHGNVRKTMLQRSTHLFRDERGVSRIQCYSCHNPHGSQTERLISANSINDKCYECHQEKRGPFLWEHAPVRENCMNCHTPHGSNNEQLLSLRRPQLCQSCHLQGRHQTVAGRPNAMFNINRMCQNCHTQVHGTNHPSGPILQR